The DNA window TGCTTTGGAGGAAATAGCAGCTGCTGCAACGAAGGAGGACATAAGAGAGCTGATAGAGAGAGGACTCATTAAGAGAAAGCCGGTAAAAGGGGTTTGCAGAGTTAGAATCAACAAAAGAAAAGCTCAAAAGAGAAAAGGTAGAAGAAGGGGTCACGGAAGGAGAAAAGGAAAGGCTACTGCAAGAATGCCGAGAAAAAGGGCTTGGATAATCAGAATCAGAGCTTTGAGGAGGAGGTTGAAGTTCCTCAAAGAGAAAGGCGTTCTCGACAGCAGGACTTACAGAATGTTGTACAGGAAAGCCAAGGGAGGAGAGTTCAGGAGCGTGTCTCACCTAAACGCTTACCTCAAGAGTATTGGAGTGCTGAGGTGATAGTTTGGCGAGAGGACCAAGGTATAAAGTTCCCTACAGGAGAAGGAGAGAAGGAAAAACGAACTACAGAAAGAGGTTAAAGCTGCTCCTCTCAAGAAAGCCGAGGTTAGTTGTGAGAATAACGAATCGATACGTGATAGCTCAAATAATCGAATACCATCCAGACGGTGACAGAGTCCTCGTTCACGTTGACTCTAAGGAGCTTGAGAAGTACGGATGGAAAGGCGATCCGAACAACACTCCCGCGGCATACTTAACAGGACTGCTCGTCGGAAAGAAAGCCCTCGAAAAAGGAATTAAAGAGGCTATACTCGACATAGGCTTGAGATCCCCAACCAAAGGTGCGAGAGTTTTCGCTGTGCTTAAAGGAGCTGTTGATGCAGGAATGGAGATACCCCACGATCCCGAGATATTTCCAGACGAATCGAGGATAAGGGGAGAGCACATAGCGGAATACTACAAAATGAAGCCTGAAATGTTCTCAGAATACGAGAAAAGAGGTTTGTCTCCAGCTGATTTACCTCAACATTTTGAAGAAGTAAAAAGCAAGATAATGGGGTGATCTAATTGGAGTGGACACCAAGAACGAAACTCGGAAAGCTCGTGGCTGAAGGAAAGATCAAAACACTTGAAGAAGCTTTAGCGAGCGGATTACCATTAAAAGAAGTTGAGATAGTCGACACTCTTCTTCCAGACCTTGAGGATGAGATACTCGAAATTTCGATGGTGCAGAGAATGACGGACAGCGGTAGAAGAACGAAGTTTAGGGTAACTGCCGTCGTTGGAAACAGAAACGGATTTGTCGGAGTTGGAGTAGGTAAAGCTGCTCAGGTTGCTCAGGCAATCCAGAAAGCCATAAAGGACGCGAAGCTCAACATATTCAAAGTTGAGATGGGCTGCGGCTCCTGGGAGTGCGGATGCGGAGGAAAGCACAGCATTCCAGCAAAAGTTACCGGTTCGGCTGGAAGCGTTAGAGTCACATTAATCCCCGGTCCAAAAGGACTGGGGCTTGTTGCCGGAGACGTGGCTAAGAAGGTTCTCGAATTGGCTGGAGTAAAAGACGTGTGGTCTTTCACGAGGGGACAGACGAAAACGACGATAAACTTCGCTAAAGCGACATTCGAAGCTTTGAAGAAGACCGTTTATCTTAAGAGGTGATGAAAATGCTCGCTGTTGTCAGGCTCAGAGGAACGATTGGCGTTAACAGAAAAATTGAAGATACGCTGAAGATGCTCAGATTGCACAAGAAGTACCACTGCGTGGTCATTCCGGACACTCCTTCCTATAGAGGAATGCTTCAAGTGGTGAAGGATTACGTGGCTTACGGAGAGATAGATGCGGAAACTTTGGCAATGCTCTTAAGGAATAGGGGAAGGTTAAAGGGAGATAGGAAGTTGACGGACGAATACGTCAAGGAAAAAACCGGATACGAAAGCATAGAGGAATTTGCGAAAGCCGTTGTGGAAGGAAAAGCGAGTTTGAAAGACTTGCCGGATTTAAAACCCGTTTTCAGACTTCATCCGCCGAGGGGAGGTTTGAAGAGTATAAAAAGACCCTACGGTTACGGAGGAGATTTGGGATACCACAAGGAGATTAAGAAACTCCTTTACAAGATGAGGTGACGCTCATGCCGAAAAAGAAAGTGAAGAAGTATAGGGGATCAAAAACCTGCGGAGGAGGAGCTAAAAAGAAGAGGAGAGGAGGAGGTAGCAGAGGAGGAAGAGGAAACGCTGGAGTGCACAAGCACAAGTACATAAAGTTCGTCAAGCTTGCAAAAGAGGGACTGTACGAGTTTGGAAAGCACGGCTTTAACAGACCGAAGGTCGTCAGAGCAGAATACAAAGCCTTAAGAGAGCTGAAGCTCAGACTAAGAGAACTTAAAGATGAGGGAATTTTAGACGATGAGCTCTACAGGTTTTTCGACGCAAGAGAGGAAATAAACGTGGGAGATCTGGACATAGTTGTCGACAGACTCGTTGAAGTGGGATTGGCAAAGAAGGAGGGAGAAGTTTACGAGGTAAACCTCGGCGAAATCGGCTACGAAAAGCTCCTCGGGGCTGGAAGGATAACCAAGCCGGTAAAAGTTGTCGTGAGCTACGCCACTCCGAAGGCAATTGAGAAAATCGAGGCTGCTGGAGGAGAAGTGGTGAGCAGCTGATGGTGGAGGAGATTCTAAGGAAACTTCAACCCTATTTTGAAAGAATTCCGAGCGTCGAAAGACCAAAACAACACGTTCCTTTCAGGCAAAAGCTCGCCTGGACGGTAGGAATCCTAATTTTATATTTCGCTTTAACAAACGTCCCAGTTTTCGGTCTGGATCCATCGTCGATTGACCTTTTCGCCCAGTTTAGGGCGTTGTTCGCCGGAGCCGGAGGATCTATTTTAGCTTTAGGAATTGGTCCAATCGTTACAGCCAGCATTATCCTTCAGCTACTCGTCGGAGCTGGAATCATAAAGCTCGATCTGACAAAACCAGAGGACAGAGCAGCCTATCAGGACTTTCAGAGGTTCTTAGTTTTCGTGATGATCGCCTTCGAAGCTCTCGTATTGATATTTAGCAGGTCGATGATCCCGAACGCTCAAATTGCCGCCCAGCTCGGAGTTCCCCTTTCCTTCATCACGTTCCTCATATTCTTTCAGCTCTTCATAGGAGGAGTTTTAATCGTCTACATGGACGAAGTAGTTTCAAAGTGGGGAATAGGAAGCGGAGTTTCGCTCTTCATATTAGCCGGGATTTCTCAGGCTATTATAACTGGACTGTTTAACTGGGTCGTTCCTCCAAACTCTCAGTTGCCAGCTGGAATTATCCCGAGGTGGGTGTGGATAGCCCAGAATTACGGAGCAAACGTCCTTTCGGCGGACGGATTGATGTTCCTCCTGATAGATGGTGGAGTTCTCGCTTTAATAACGACCATCGCAATAATATTTCTCGTCGTCTACGCTGAAGGAACCAGAGTCGAAATTCCCTTGGCTCACGCAGCCGTGAGGGGGGCGAGGGGGAGATTCCCAATAAAGCTAATCTACGCGAGCGTTCTCCCGATGATATTCGTCAGAGCCTTGCAAGCGAACATTCAAATAATAGGAATGATGCTCTACCAGAGAGGAATAACGATCTTCGGAGAGTACGTAGGTTCGCAGCCTGTGAGCGGAATAATGTACTTGCTTTCTCCAGTTCAAAGTCCCTACGACTGGGTTCCCGCTTTAGTTAAAACAAATCCCATTTTCGCAGACTTGCCCGACTGGATGATAATCTTGAGGCTGTTAATCGACGCCACCATACTTATAGCAGGAGGTATATTGTTCGCCATATTCTGGGTCGAGACGAGCGGAATGGATGCTAAAACCGTTGCAAGTCAAATTGCAAAAAGTGGAATGCAGATTCCAGGATTCAGAAGAAATCCACAGGTTATAGAGAGGCTCCTCGAAAGATACATTCCGAAGGTAACGATAATTGGTGGAGCTGCCATAGGAGTTCTGACGTTAATAGCCAACATGCTCGGAACTATCGGTAACGTGAGCGGAACCGGATTGCTTTTGGCTGTGAGCATAGCCTACAGGTTCTACCAAGACTTAGCCAAAGAGCAGCTTACGGAAATGCACCCGCTCCTCAGGAGATTCATCGGTGAAGAGGTATGAAGAAGTTTTTCAAAAACTTCGTAATGGCATTGGCAATAGTTATGTTCGTCGGAGTGGCTTTCAGTAGCGAGTTTAGAAAAGGACTGGGAAATCTCTTAGCTCCTCTTTTAGACCCCCTCTTAAACGTTTTACCGTTTCACGTAGTCGTAATGATCCTCGCTTTTTTCACAGGTCTCTACTCCACGCTAATTCAGAAGTACACAATCGATTATAAGAGGTTGAAGGAGATCCAGCAGAGGGTGATGAACTTTCAGAAAGAATATATGGACGCTGTAAAGAAGAACCTGAAACCAAAGCTGAAGAAGCTTGAAGAGGAGCAAATGGAAATTCAGAAACTTCAAGGAGAAATGTTCAGCATGCAGATGACTTCTATGCTTTTCGTGATAGTTGTAACGATACCGATATTCATGTGGATGTATCACGCCGCTTCTCTCGACTTCGAAGTTGTGGCTCCTTTTGCTGGCAAAATCCACATCTCTCAATACTACCTCATCTTCCCCTGGTGGATATGGTGGTACATGTTCAATTCTATAATCTTCGGGCAGTTGGTTAGAAAAGCTTTGAAAGTAGGCTTATGAGGGTGACCATCTCCGGCTTACCGGGAAGTGGAACTACGACGGTAGCTAAAATTTTAGCTGAAAGGTTGAACTGCAAGCTAATCTCCGCTGGGGAAGTGTTTAGAAAAATGGCAAAAGATCTCGGAATGAGTCTGGAAGAGTTCAGCGAGTACGCAAGAAAAAATCCCGAAATAGACAGAAAACTCGACGAACTTCAAAAAGAACTTGCTGAAAAAGAGAATGATGTTGTCGTCGAAGGAAGGCTTTCGGGTTGGTTTGTTAATGCGGATCTGAAAGTCTGGATTTACTGCGAAGATGAGGAGAGGTACAGAAGGGTTGCGAAGAGGGAAAAGCTGAGTTACGAGGAAGCCAAGAGAAGAACGATGGAAAGAGAAAGGATCGAGAAGGAAAGGTATAAAAAGTTCTACGGAATAGACATAGAAGACCTAAAGATCTACGACATAGCCATAAACTCCGGCAAGTTCAAGCCGGAGGAGATAGTGGAAATAATACTCAGAGCGATAGAGTTGAAAGGCTATGGAAATAAACGATAGGTTTCTCGTAAAAGATGAAGCCAAACCTTCAGAAGAGTACGGATGCTACCCCTACAACAGACCTATTCAGGAGTATATAAGAAAGGGGTTCGTTCTAATAGACAAGCCGAAGGGACCAACGAGTCACGAGGTTGTTGTCTGGGTTAGAAAGATTCTCGAAGTTGAAAAAACGGGACACGCCGGAACTTTAGATCCGAAGGTTACGGGTGTTTTGCCGGTATTCATAGAGCAGGCTACGAAGCTCGTTCAGTTTTTACAAGGTTCGGAGAAGGAATACGTGGCTTTAATGAGACTGCACGGTGACGTAAGCGAAAGGGAGCTAAGAAAAGTTTTCGAGCTTTTTAAAGGAAAAATCTACCAGCGACCTCCGCTAAAGTCGGCTGTGAAAAAGAGGTTAAGAGTTAGAGAAATCTACGACATCGAAATACTGGAGATAGATGGGAGGGACGTTCTCTTTAGAGTCGTCTGCGAGGCTGGAACTTACGTTAGAAAGCTCTGCACAGACATAGGTGAAATTCTCGGTGTTGGAGCCCACATGCAGGAGCTCAGGAGAATAAGAACGGGGATATTCACCGAAGAAAAATGCTACACCCTCCAAGATCTACTTGATGCTTACATATTCTGGAAGGAGGAAGGAGAGGAGGAGTACCTCAGAGAGATAATCCAGCCGATGGAGCTGGCTGTCGCAAACATACCGAAGATAATAATTAAAGATACAGCCGTCGATGCCATCTGCCACGGTGCGAGCCTAACGGCGAAGGGAGTCGCTTACGTCGAAAAGAACGTGAAAAAAGGAGAGAGAGTTGCAATATTCACGCTAAAGCAGGAACTCGTTGCCATAGGGAGATCCAATTACGACGCTGAAGACATATTAAAAATAAGGGGAGGCATCGTTGCGGAAATAG is part of the Ferroglobus placidus DSM 10642 genome and encodes:
- a CDS encoding 50S ribosomal protein L19e; translation: MDLRFQRRLAAEVLDCGMNRVWFDPDALEEIAAAATKEDIRELIERGLIKRKPVKGVCRVRINKRKAQKRKGRRRGHGRRKGKATARMPRKRAWIIRIRALRRRLKFLKEKGVLDSRTYRMLYRKAKGGEFRSVSHLNAYLKSIGVLR
- a CDS encoding 50S ribosomal protein L18; its protein translation is MARGPRYKVPYRRRREGKTNYRKRLKLLLSRKPRLVVRITNRYVIAQIIEYHPDGDRVLVHVDSKELEKYGWKGDPNNTPAAYLTGLLVGKKALEKGIKEAILDIGLRSPTKGARVFAVLKGAVDAGMEIPHDPEIFPDESRIRGEHIAEYYKMKPEMFSEYEKRGLSPADLPQHFEEVKSKIMG
- a CDS encoding 30S ribosomal protein S5, whose amino-acid sequence is MEWTPRTKLGKLVAEGKIKTLEEALASGLPLKEVEIVDTLLPDLEDEILEISMVQRMTDSGRRTKFRVTAVVGNRNGFVGVGVGKAAQVAQAIQKAIKDAKLNIFKVEMGCGSWECGCGGKHSIPAKVTGSAGSVRVTLIPGPKGLGLVAGDVAKKVLELAGVKDVWSFTRGQTKTTINFAKATFEALKKTVYLKR
- a CDS encoding 50S ribosomal protein L30, with amino-acid sequence MLAVVRLRGTIGVNRKIEDTLKMLRLHKKYHCVVIPDTPSYRGMLQVVKDYVAYGEIDAETLAMLLRNRGRLKGDRKLTDEYVKEKTGYESIEEFAKAVVEGKASLKDLPDLKPVFRLHPPRGGLKSIKRPYGYGGDLGYHKEIKKLLYKMR
- a CDS encoding uL15m family ribosomal protein; translation: MPKKKVKKYRGSKTCGGGAKKKRRGGGSRGGRGNAGVHKHKYIKFVKLAKEGLYEFGKHGFNRPKVVRAEYKALRELKLRLRELKDEGILDDELYRFFDAREEINVGDLDIVVDRLVEVGLAKKEGEVYEVNLGEIGYEKLLGAGRITKPVKVVVSYATPKAIEKIEAAGGEVVSS
- the secY gene encoding preprotein translocase subunit SecY; translation: MVEEILRKLQPYFERIPSVERPKQHVPFRQKLAWTVGILILYFALTNVPVFGLDPSSIDLFAQFRALFAGAGGSILALGIGPIVTASIILQLLVGAGIIKLDLTKPEDRAAYQDFQRFLVFVMIAFEALVLIFSRSMIPNAQIAAQLGVPLSFITFLIFFQLFIGGVLIVYMDEVVSKWGIGSGVSLFILAGISQAIITGLFNWVVPPNSQLPAGIIPRWVWIAQNYGANVLSADGLMFLLIDGGVLALITTIAIIFLVVYAEGTRVEIPLAHAAVRGARGRFPIKLIYASVLPMIFVRALQANIQIIGMMLYQRGITIFGEYVGSQPVSGIMYLLSPVQSPYDWVPALVKTNPIFADLPDWMIILRLLIDATILIAGGILFAIFWVETSGMDAKTVASQIAKSGMQIPGFRRNPQVIERLLERYIPKVTIIGGAAIGVLTLIANMLGTIGNVSGTGLLLAVSIAYRFYQDLAKEQLTEMHPLLRRFIGEEV
- a CDS encoding DUF106 domain-containing protein produces the protein MKKFFKNFVMALAIVMFVGVAFSSEFRKGLGNLLAPLLDPLLNVLPFHVVVMILAFFTGLYSTLIQKYTIDYKRLKEIQQRVMNFQKEYMDAVKKNLKPKLKKLEEEQMEIQKLQGEMFSMQMTSMLFVIVVTIPIFMWMYHAASLDFEVVAPFAGKIHISQYYLIFPWWIWWYMFNSIIFGQLVRKALKVGL
- the cmk gene encoding (d)CMP kinase, whose product is MRVTISGLPGSGTTTVAKILAERLNCKLISAGEVFRKMAKDLGMSLEEFSEYARKNPEIDRKLDELQKELAEKENDVVVEGRLSGWFVNADLKVWIYCEDEERYRRVAKREKLSYEEAKRRTMERERIEKERYKKFYGIDIEDLKIYDIAINSGKFKPEEIVEIILRAIELKGYGNKR
- a CDS encoding RNA-guided pseudouridylation complex pseudouridine synthase subunit Cbf5, encoding MEINDRFLVKDEAKPSEEYGCYPYNRPIQEYIRKGFVLIDKPKGPTSHEVVVWVRKILEVEKTGHAGTLDPKVTGVLPVFIEQATKLVQFLQGSEKEYVALMRLHGDVSERELRKVFELFKGKIYQRPPLKSAVKKRLRVREIYDIEILEIDGRDVLFRVVCEAGTYVRKLCTDIGEILGVGAHMQELRRIRTGIFTEEKCYTLQDLLDAYIFWKEEGEEEYLREIIQPMELAVANIPKIIIKDTAVDAICHGASLTAKGVAYVEKNVKKGERVAIFTLKQELVAIGRSNYDAEDILKIRGGIVAEIERVIMERGTYPSYWKKKKEKQVTPERSF